The genomic segment TATTTCATAATTTCTAATAGCAGGCTCACTCATGCCAGAGAGTTCTGCTAATTTTTTTGTGAGTAGCCTTGTTTAAGTCTATAAAACTTAATTTTTTCTCCAATCATCATTTTTTCAACCCCCCCCCATTTTTTTTATTGGAATTATAAGTATTATATCACATTCAGTTCAAAATTGAACCGATTAACGAAAGGAGAATAGTAATGGAAAATCAAAAATTTAAACAAGAAACAAGTGATATGCTCATCCGAGTTGATACTATTGTAAAGGATTTACAAATTTCTAAACCATTAGCGTATAAGCTGATGAAAGAAATGAATGATGAATTAAAAAAAGAAGGCTATCTAACTATAGCAGATAGAGTGCCAAGAACATATTACCACAAGAGATTTTTTGGACTCCAATCGGAATCAAGATAAGAGGAAGTATGTCAGTAAATAAAGAAAAAAATGGAAAATGCACAGTCTATGTAAAATATACAGATTGGCAAGGAAAAAGAAAAGCTAAGCATAAAAGAGGTTTTATAACAAAACGAGAAGCTTTGGAATGGGAAAGAGAGTTTATAACTTCTAAATCGCTAGATATGAATATGAAGTTTGAAACTTTTGTTGATATTTATATGAAAGATAAAAAACCAAGATTGAAATTAAATACATTTATTTCAAAACAGTATATTATAAGAGATAAGATACTACCATATTTCAAAGATAAAATTACATCAGATATTAAAAACATCTGATGTAATTAAGTTGCAAAACGAGTTGATTTTATTTAGAGATGAAGAAGGAAAGCCATATTCACAAACTTATTTAAGAACTGTTCAAAATCAGTTGTCAGCAATTTTGAATCACGCTTGTAGATTTTATGGCTTAGGCTCAAATGTATCTACGAAAGTAGGAAAAATTGGCAAAGCAAGGTCAAGTAAGATGAATTTTTGGACAAAAGATGAGTTTATGAATTTTTCAGAAGTGATGAAAAATAGACCTAAATCATATTATGCTTTTCAATTATTATTTTTGTGTAGTATGCGAGTTGGAGAGGTTTTAGCACTAACTCCAAATGATATAAAACTAGATGAGAAAAAAATAATCATTAGTAAGTCATATTAAAGAATAGAGGGAAAAGACCATATTGCCAGTCCAAAGACATAAAAAAGCAATAGAAAAATTACAATTCCAAATTTTTTAGTAGATTTGATTAAAGAATATATGGATATTTTATATGGAATAAAATCAAACGAAAGGTTCTTTTCTTTTAGTGGGCCATATCTTAATAAAGAAATTATAAGAGGTGCAGAAATGGCTGGAATAAAAAGAATTAGAGTCCACGATTTTAAACATTCTCACGTTGCATACTTAATAGATTTAGGTTTTTCTCCAGTAGTAATAGCTAATAGATTAGGTCACGAAAGTATAGAAATAACTTTTAATTATGCCCATCTATATCCATCTAAACAAATAGAAGTGCCAGATAGATTAGACAATGAAATGGAGGAATAAAATGAGCAAAATATTTATTAGAAGTTCACTTTTAAGGAGTAATACACCTAAGCCGGTTATCAAAAAAAGAAAACGAAATAAGATAGTTAATTTTAGCATGACACCTGAAGAAAGTATAATAAAGTTAAAATGTCAGGTTTGGCAAAGCAAGAATATACAACAGAGTCAGTTTTAAATAATTCAGTCACAACAATAAGTAATAGTAAATCTTTTAGTGAAATCAAGAAGATATTATTTAGAATTTATGAAAAGCTAACGGATAATACTACTAATGCTATTATAGATGAAATTGACATTTATGCACTTAAAACAGTTGTAGAAATGATAGAGAGGTTACAAGATGAATGAGCTTATTAAAAAGAAAAAATCTCCCAGTCCAAAGACCAGGAGAAATGAATAATTTAATTTAATAAAACATTCCTTAGACAAGAATAGTTTATCATTAAAAAGCCAAATATTCAATCCAAAGAGAACAAGTTTTTCTTTTTTAGTAAACCATAATAGGAGGACTTGCAGATGAAACACTATACTATAGAAACTCCTTTTGATACATTAAATAGGTTTATTGTAGAAAATATAATTGCAGATAAGAGCATATCTTTAATCGTTGCGTCCCCAAAAAAGGGAAGGACTGCTTTAGGTTTAAATCTAGCCTTATGTGTAAATGCCGGAATAGATTTTTTAGAGAAGAAAGTAAGACAAACTAAAGTAGTTTATTATTGCAACGAACTTTCAAGAACGGTAATTCAAGAAAGGGTTAAAAAAATAGAGATTCCTTGTTTGCCGAGTCTGAAATTTTATAATGGTACAAGTTGTGTTACCTTCGAAGAATTTGAAGAAATGATTGAAAAAAATATCCAAGAGGGATATAAACTTTTTGTTGTAGATACCTTTTCTAAAATCAAATATGAGAGAAATTTAATGCCAATGATTACAACGACACTTATGAAGTGATGGCGAAGTATTATAGCCTAGTTGAGAAATATGGCTGTACTTTTATAATGATGTATTATACAAAAAAAAGATAATTCAGTTAATAGTGTCAGCAAAAAAGTAATTGGATCGCAGGCATTATCAGGTTCAGTAGATACTATTATAGCCATAGATAAAAATTCAGATTTGACACAGAGTTTAGACTAAATATCACTAGCAGACTGTTTGAGTCAAATATCTATGATGTGAAATTAAATACGGAAAAAAGATACTGAAATTAGATAAAATTGACCCAATAACTACCCTAGAGCCATCTATTCAAAAATTAGTTCAGTCTATGCCAAAGAAGAGAAAGAAGCAAAAGGAACGATTGTAGATATCTGTTCTAAAATCAACCTTGATATTGAAAGTCCACAACAGTTTGGCAAGACCTTAAAGAGAAATATAGGGATACTGAAAAAGTATGGAATTAGTATATCGGTTAAGCGAAAAAGCAAGGGGAGAATCTACGAACTTCACCTACAAAGCAGATGAAGAATCAAGTGAATAGAAGAAATAATTGTACCGTTCATTTTATGGTAAATAAAGATGAAATGAAAGAATTAAACAACAGATTTGAGCTATCAGGATATAGGACAAAATAAGAGTTTTACCGAGATGCCATCTTTAAGAATAAGATTATCAGCATAGATATATCCGGAGAATTTAGAAAAGAATTAAGAGAAATAACTTCTCTTGCAAGTAGAAATTCAGCAAACTTAAACCAAATAACAAACCATATAAACAGCACAGGAGTAATTTACAAAAAAGATATTGAATTAATGTATTCCGGATTAGAACTGGAGTTGTCATTTCTTACGGAATTTAGAGAAAAAGTTTCAAACTACATCATCAATAAGGTAATAAGCTAATGGCAGTTACAAAGATACATCCCATAAAAAGCACCCTTAAAAAAGCTATAGATTATATTTGTAATGGAGATAAAACAGATGAAGAAATCTTTGTCAGCACCCATTTATGTTTAAGAGAAAATGTACACAAAGAATTTGAACTTACTAAAAGAGAATTTAACTCAAGAACAAAAACATTAGCCCAGCACCTGATCCAATCTTTTGCCCTAAATGAAGTGTCAGCAGAAGAAGCACATCAGGTAGTTATCGAACTTTGCGATACCATACTGGCTGGAAAATATGAGTATGTTCTAGCTACCCATATCGACAACGACTATATCCATAAACATTATATTTAATTCTATCGATGTTGATGAGGGCAAGGTTTATAAGTCTTATTACGGCTCCTATATGAAGATTAGAAATGAAAGCGACAGGTTATGTAGAGAACATAATTTATCGGTGATAGATAATGAAACAAAAGAAATCATAAAGAGTATCAATACTAGAAAATTCAAAAGTTGGTACGACTAGGAAACCCATCAAAAAGGAAAAAGTTACAAGTCCAAACTACAATTTAACATTGATAGAGCCATTGAACATTCTCTAAACTATGAGCATTTTTTATCTACTATGAAAGACTATGGTTATGAAATCAAAGAGGGAAAACACATTGCTTTTAGAGAGAAAAATCAAAAGAGATTTACGAGAGCAAAGAGCATAGACGAAAATTATACGGAAGAAAAAATCAAAGAGCGAATACAGGATAAACTCTTAGGAAATGCTGAGCTGGAAAACATTATAAATGTTAAAGATAAAAGAATTAGTGAAAAGATGAGTGGAAATAAAGTCTATGGCGATAAAATCACTTATGAAAATATGAGAATAATGAGTAAGACTCTTATTGAAATAAGAAATTTAGGAATAAAGGACTTTGGAAGTTTAGACAAAGAACTCTCCAAAATAAAAACAGAACTTTCAGAAAAAAGAGAAAAATTAAGTTTACTAGATACAGAATACTCCAGACGAAAAGATGTTATGGCAGACTTTGAAAATTTAATAGCGAAAAAATCCCACTATGATGGCTATAAGAAAAATCCAAAAGACAAG from the Campylobacter pinnipediorum subsp. pinnipediorum genome contains:
- a CDS encoding Arm DNA-binding domain-containing protein — translated: MSVNKEKNGKCTVYVKYTDWQGKRKAKHKRGFITKREALEWEREFITSKSLDMNMKFETFVDIYMKDKKPRLKLNTFISKQYIIRDKILPYFKDKITSDIKNI
- a CDS encoding site-specific integrase gives rise to the protein MQNELILFRDEEGKPYSQTYLRTVQNQLSAILNHACRFYGLGSNVSTKVGKIGKARSSKMNFWTKDEFMNFSEVMKNRPKSYYAFQLLFLCSMRVGEVLALTPNDIKLDEKKIIISKSY
- a CDS encoding tyrosine-type recombinase/integrase; the protein is MDILYGIKSNERFFSFSGPYLNKEIIRGAEMAGIKRIRVHDFKHSHVAYLIDLGFSPVVIANRLGHESIEITFNYAHLYPSKQIEVPDRLDNEMEE
- a CDS encoding AAA family ATPase, producing MKHYTIETPFDTLNRFIVENIIADKSISLIVASPKKGRTALGLNLALCVNAGIDFLEKKVRQTKVVYYCNELSRTVIQERVKKIEIPCLPSLKFYNGTSCVTFEEFEEMIEKNIQEGYKLFVVDTFSKIKYERNLMPMITTTLMK